The segment GCCCGAAGTGGCGCGCTGGCTGCGCGACTTCAAGCTCACCGAGGAGCAGCTGACCGGGCTGGAGGCGAAGATCCAGCAGACCGGCAAGGGCAAGGAGCAGCAGGCGGTCCGCGCCTGGCTGAAGGAGAACCCGGACGCCGTGAAGCTCTCCTGACAGCGGCGGCCCGGCAGCCTCAGCGGCCGCCGCCCCCGGTCCCGCACTGCGGGTCGGCGGCCGCCGGGGCGCACAGCGTCGCCTCCACCTTCCGCAGCAGCCGCAGCAGCTCCTCGCCCTCCGCGCCGTCCAGTGCGGCCAGGGTCTGACGCTCCAGCTCGGCCCAGGCCTCCCGGACCTCCCGGAGCAGCCCGCAGCTGGCCTCCGTGGCCTCGACCAGGGAGGCCCGGCGGTCGGCCGGGTCGGGGCCGCGGCGGACGTGCCCCGCCTGTTCGAGGCGCTGGAGCATCTTCGTCACGGTGGACGGATCCAGGCCGACGCTCTTGATCAGCTCCGACTGGCGCACGGGCCCGCTGTCCCACAGGTGCATCATCAGGAACTCCTGCCCCGGGTGCAGGCCCAGGTCCCGCAGCAGCCGCCCCGCGGCGATGCGGTGCAGCCGGGCCACCCGGCTCAGGGCATGGCTGACCGGCCCGTCCAGGACCGCGCCTGGCGGCCCCGGACAGGGCGCCACGGCGCCGCAGGGCTAGGTGTATTGCCCTGGGAGGTTGTGGACGGGTGA is part of the Streptomyces katrae genome and harbors:
- a CDS encoding MarR family winged helix-turn-helix transcriptional regulator is translated as MARLHRIAAGRLLRDLGLHPGQEFLMMHLWDSGPVRQSELIKSVGLDPSTVTKMLQRLEQAGHVRRGPDPADRRASLVEATEASCGLLREVREAWAELERQTLAALDGAEGEELLRLLRKVEATLCAPAAADPQCGTGGGGR